One Setaria italica strain Yugu1 chromosome II, Setaria_italica_v2.0, whole genome shotgun sequence DNA segment encodes these proteins:
- the LOC101776955 gene encoding uncharacterized protein LOC101776955 codes for MASQIESHRSSAEVVSGDAICRKKSVELLEELGLPKGLLPMEDIQEFGYNRTTGFMWLVQGKKKVEHTFKKIKQTVSYAAEVTAYAEKGKLRKITGVKTKELMLWLSVVEVYVPEASPDKVTFKTGTGLSDSFDAAAFALGE; via the coding sequence ATGGCATCCCAAATTGAGAGCCACCGCTCCAGTGCAGAGGTTGTCAGTGGAGATGCCATCTGCAGGAAGAAGTCTGTCGAGCTGCTGGAAGAGCTCGGGCTCCCAAAGGGCCTCCTGCCAATGGAGGACATCCAGGAGTTTGGGTACAACCGCACCACGGGGTTCATGTGGCTGGTtcaagggaagaagaaggtcgaGCACACGTTCAAGAAGATCAAACAGACCGTGTCCTACGCGGCTGAGGTGACGGCATATGCTGAGAAGGGCAAGCTGCGGAAGATCACCGGCGTCAAGACCAAGGAGCTGATGCTCTGGCTTAGTGTTGTTGAGGTCTATGTTCCCGAGGCCTCGCCGGACAAGGTCACCTTCAAGACCGGCACTGGCCTCTCGGATAGCTTCGACGCTGCTGCCTTTGCGCTAGGGGAGTAA